In the Drosophila gunungcola strain Sukarami unplaced genomic scaffold, Dgunungcola_SK_2 000001F, whole genome shotgun sequence genome, one interval contains:
- the LOC128262891 gene encoding uncharacterized protein LOC128262891 has protein sequence MRRRELQTIQLKLSDLKEYEQAKMERLRSRQQLLTPRTPTPPSDSEVLPATSGSVPAVLLATSGNEPDEETEEAAKSEPTTKPSTSSA, from the coding sequence ATGCGACGCCGCGAACTGCAGACCATCCAGCTGAAGCTGTCCGATCTCAAAGAGTACGAGCAGGCCAAGATGGAGCGTCTGAGGAGCCGGCAGCAGTTACTTACCCCCCGGACGCCCACGCCCCCGTCCGACAGCGAGGTGCTGCCGGCGACCTCCGGTAGCGTTCCGGCGGTTCTCTTGGCCACCAGCGGCAACGAACCGGACGAGGAGACCGAGGAGGCCGCCAAGTCGGAGCCCACCACCAAGCCCAGCACATCCTCCGCCTAG
- the LOC128262881 gene encoding tRNA-dihydrouridine(20a/20b) synthase [NAD(P)+]-like yields the protein MHLPQQRPHHDIAALFAEAQPDFLRISAPMVRYSKLEFRRLVRLNGVQLAFTPMMISDSINNSEKARQNEFSTGTDDQPVIAQFAAKDPAEFVTSAQLIYPYVDGIDLNCGCPQSWAMAKGYGCGMLRQPELVRQVVQQVRRTLPSDFSVSVKMRLLGGEESLQRTIELARQLEHAGVTFLTLHGRTPAQKHSKDTLDIPAMSEVRQSLQIPLIVNGNVESYKDACEMHEKTGAAGVMAARGLLANPALFNSAYPEARSTPLECVQQWLDIAAAAGDNLLFQCFHHHLTFMYSAQMKRDLRVQFNSLGSKEQVVQFLKEHYNLQYDDDNPTPADYTDCTYTHFTPPKHARHIAAESDEQAWSAKSDGKFFTEFRAHQLTGTGGEDLELGGLFGDEL from the coding sequence ATGCACCTACCGCAACAAAGGCCTCACCATGACATCGCCGCGCTCTTCGCGGAGGCGCAACCGGATTTCCTACGGATTTCCGCTCCGATGGTGCGCTACAGCAAGCTGGAATTCCGACGACTTGTGCGCCTCAATGGAGTACAACTCGCCTTCACGCCCATGATGATCTCGGACTCCATTAACAACAGCGAAAAGGCCCGCCAGAACGAGTTCTCCACGGGGACGGATGACCAGCCCGTGATTGCCCAGTTTGCCGCCAAGGATCCGGCGGAATTTGTGACCTCCGCCCAGCTCATCTATCCGTATGTGGACGGCATCGATCTGAACTGCGGCTGTCCGCAGAGCTGGGCCATGGCCAAGGGCTATGGATGCGGAATGCTGCGCCAGCCGGAGCTAGTGCGTCAGGTGGTGCAGCAGGTGAGACGTACTCTGCCCTCGGACTTCAGTGTTTCGGTCAAGATGCGCCTCCTGGGCGGCGAGGAGTCACTCCAGCGAACCATTGAATTGGCCCGCCAGTTGGAACACGCGGGCGTCACCTTCCTTACTCTCCACGGCCGGACGCCAGCACAGAAGCACTCGAAGGACACGCTGGACATCCCGGCCATGTCGGAAGTGCGACAGTCCCTGCAAATCCCCCTGATAGTCAACGGAAATGTGGAAAGTTACAAAGATGCCTGCGAAATGCATGAGAAGACGGGAGCAGCTGGTGTGATGGCTGCCCGTGGACTGCTTGCCAATCCAGCACTCTTCAATAGCGCCTATCCGGAGGCTCGTAGCACCCCGCTGGAATGTGTGCAGCAGTGGTTGGACATTGCGGCTGCTGCCGGGGATAACCTGCTGTTCCAGTGCTTCCACCACCACCTCACCTTCATGTACAGCGCCCAAATGAAGCGAGATCTGCGCGTCCAGTTCAACAGTTTGGGAAGCAAAGAGCAGGTGGTGCAGTTCCTCAAGGAACACTACAATTTGCAATACGACGATGACAACCCCACGCCGGCTGACTATACGGATTGCACGTACACCCACTTCACGCCGCCCAAACATGCCCGGCACATTGCCGCCGAGTCGGATGAGCAGGCCTGGAGTGCGAAGAGCGATGGCAAGTTCTTCACGGAGTTCAGGGCCCACCAGTTGACCGGCACTGGCGGGGAAGATCTGGAACTGGGCGGTCTCTTTGGCGACGAGTTGTGA
- the LOC128262861 gene encoding protein phosphatase PHLPP-like protein isoform X2 — protein sequence MLKAARKPADPYKSKLKVNASHSGPHPLSVELARKKKEQATTGGQTSPQKLSLKGSQLGGSILIGNYNYLTQLEVCENEMEVLDLSSLAQLETLKCSRNKLMELIINATNLQTLTADHNYLHNISTTNTHPVPLKLHRIDISHNNFGELPNWIGACASLSVLEASHNRLGHVTGLLRNYRISHLVSLNLAYNELKHLDQLPEGFGSIRSLQLQSNELPSLPENFFAVTHSRLETLNASCNKLATLPRYEQNNHAALVNLSLAGNQLNDSIFEPLHNAARLRVLHLAYNRIGVLPAACVRNWPDLEILVMSGNMLQQLPEEVATLGQLRVLRCCNNLLLCTPQLAKLGMLKVLDLSHNHLDRVNLLALVPSRNLKYLDLSGNLQLQVDEQQFKVCQTQSQRHWSLIDVSGNNRAALPTTTLRQVNAQRGQSKASGPWTMGFAETPGSGDCRKLLVCQLRAANYGGSDEALYGMFEALEGHGRAAQEMAHLVPDLMRQEQLVKDAAVRDYMKFTLLAAQQQCGTVRSAALFHLTRTRAPSKVRPLKSKRYVLRMASTGRLDAYLIRRTSQLLLTESEAIQKDQSHSMAMPDPQVLELTLSNDDEYLVVGNAQLWSVMDIDRAAREIRKEENALLAAKRLVDIAQSFAAAENLSVIVVRFRHLGTDVDHLIRELKQSVRKKPQPVPPPSSSGSVCKRTCCDRSNACRHRAIEQEPLAGRSSPSGQSDRDLLAKDLDNKDDEFVLAHARVLQEEQQLEMLDETESVLSEEQFKCWEYMLEQNTQLLFDKELNTISKSFTKQRSVPNAIVAASALPDRNDFTSNLMRSVTNKFISTSTPQLPQPLGCSTPSSVPLGSYHQVNQPIPGHFGSALTFQQAQSYGYNLFDPKPRKIGAGSSVKRSGGPNSAYFGSLQRLMPYNFEYDFAVTQERERNILDEEEHDDDDFNEQESRMRKYWGVATTEL from the exons ATGCTCAAAGCCGCGAGGAAGCCAGCGGATCCATACAAATCGAAGCTGAAAGTTAATGCCAGCCACAGTGGACCGCATCCACTGTCCGTCGAGCTGGCGAGGAAGAAGAAG gagcaggccACCACTGGTGGCCAGACATCCCCCCAAAAGCTCAGCCTGAAGGGCAGCCAACTGGGGGGCAGCATCTTGATTGGCAACTACAAC TACTTGACCCAGCTGGAGGTATGCGAAAACGAAATGGAGGTCTTGGATCTCAGCTCGCTGGCGCAGCTGGAGACGCTCAAGTGCAGCCGGAACAAGCTGATGGAGCTGATCATCAACGCCACCAATCTGCAGACACTCACAGCCGACCATAATT ACCTGCACAACATATCGACAACGAACACCCATCCGGTGCCGCTGAAGCTGCATCGCATCGACATATCGCACAACAACTTCGGCGAGCTGCCCAACTGGATCGGAGCATGTGCATCCCTGTCGGTCCTGGAGGCCTCGCACAACCGGCTCGGCCATGTGACGGGACTGCTGCGCAACTACAGGATCAGTCATCTGGTTTCCCTGAACCTGGCCTACAACGAGCTGAAGCATCTGGACCAGTTGCCGGAGGGATTTGGCAGCATCCGGAGCCTCCAGCTGCAGAGCAACGAGCTGCCCAGTCTGCCGGAGAACTTCTTCGCTGTGACCCATTCGCGGCTGGAAACGCTGAATGCCTCCTGCAACAAGTTGGCCACCTTGCCGCGCTACGAGCAGAATAACCATGCTGCCCTGGTGAATCTCTCGCTGGCGGGGAACCAACTGAACGACAGTATTTTCGAGCCACTGCACAATGCCGCCAGGCTGAGGGTCCTGCATTTGGCCTACAATCGCATTGGTGTCCTGCCCGCCGCCTGTGTCCGCAACTGGCCGGATCTAGAGATCCTGGTCATGTCCGGCAATATGCTGCAGCAACTGCCCGAGGAGGTGGCCACTCTGGGCCAGCTGAGGGTGCTCCGGTGCTGCAACAACCTGCTCCTCTGCACACCGCAACTGGCCAAGCTGGGCATGCTCAAGGTCCTGGATCTCTCGCACAATCATCTGGATCGGGTCAATTTGCTGGCTCTGGTGCCCTCGCGGAACCTCAAGTACCTGGATCTTTCGGGGAACCTGCAGTTGCAG GTGGACGAGCAGCAGTTTAAGGTGTGCCAGACCCAGAGCCAGCGCCACTGGAGCCTGATCGATGTGTCGGGCAACAACAGAGCCGCCTTGCCCACAACCACGCTGCGGCAGGTGAATGCCCAAAGGGGTCAGAGCAAGGCGAGCGGACCCTGGACCATGGGCTTTGCCGAGACTCCGGGTTCTGGAGATTGCCGCAAGCTGCTGGTCTGCCAACTCCGGGCGGCCAACTATGGGGGCTCCGACGAAGCCCTCTACGGCATGTTCGAGGCGTTGGAGGGACATGGTCGGGCGGCCCAGGAGATGGCCCATCTAGTGCCCGATCTGATGAGGCAGGAGCAGCTGGTCAAGGACGCGGCGGTCAGGGACTACATGAAGTTCACCCTGCTGGCGGCGCAGCAGCAGTGTGGCACGGTGCGCAGTGCCGCCCTGTTCCATCTCACCAGGACACGGGCTCCGTCGAAGGTGAGGCCGCTGAAGAGCAAGCGCTATGTCCTGCGCATGGCCAGCACCGGTCGCCTGGATGCCTATCTGATACGCCGCACCTCCCAACTGCTACTCACCGAATCGGAGGCCATCCAAAAGGATCAGAGCCATTCCATGGCAATGCCGGATCCACAGGTTCTTGAG CTCACCCTGAGTAACGATGACGAGTACCTGGTGGTGGGCAATGCCCAGCTGTGGTCCGTGATGGACATCGATCGTGCGGCCCGAGAGATTCGGAAGGAGGAGAATGCCCTGCTGGCGGCCAAGCGACTGGTGGACATTGCCCAGAGTTTTGCGGCGGCGGAGAATCTCAGCGTGATTGTGGTGCGATTCCGGCACCTGGGCACCGATGTGGACCACCTCATCCGGGAGCTGAAGCAGAGTGTCCGCAAGAAGCCCCAGCCGGTTCCGCCGCCCTCGTCCAGTGGGTCCGTGTGCAAGCGGACCTGCTGCGACCGGAGCAACGCATGTCGCCACCGGGCCATCGAACAGGAGCCGCTGGCAGGACGATCCTCGCCCAGTGGCCAGAGCGATCGGGATCTGCTGGCCAAGGATCTGGACAACAAGGACGATGAGTTCGTGCTGGCCCATGCCCGTGTCctgcaggaggagcagcagctggagATGCTGGACGAAACGGAGTCGGTGCTGTCCGAGGAGCAGTTCAAGTGCTGGGAGTACATGCTGGAGCAGAACACCCAGCTGCTGTTCGACAAGGAGCTGAACACCATTTCCAAGTCCTTCACGAAGCAGCGGTCCGTGCCGAATGCCATCGTGGCAGCCTCTGCCCTGCCGGATCGCAATGACTTCACCTCGAATCTGATGCGCAGTGTCACCAACAAGTTCATATCGACCAGCACCCCACAGTTGCCCCAGCCGCTGGGCTGTTCCACGCCCAGTTCCGTGCCCCTGGGATCGTATCATCAGGTGAATCAGCCGATTCCGGGACATTTTGGCAGTGCCCTCACCTTCCAGCAGGCTCAGAGCTACGGCTACAATCTGTTCGATCCCAAGCCGCGCAAGATTGGAGCCGGAAGCAGCGTGAAGCGATCCGGAGGACCAAACTCCGCCTACTTTGGATCCCTTCAGCGTCTCATGCCCTACAACTTCGAGTACGACTTTGCCGTGACCCAGGAGCGGGAGAGGAACATCCTGGACGAGGAGGAGCACGACGATGATGACTTCAACGAGCAGGAGAGTCGCATGCGAAAGTACTGGGGAGTGGCCACCACAGAACTCTAG
- the LOC128262861 gene encoding protein phosphatase PHLPP-like protein isoform X1, translated as MPATVDRIHCPSSWRGRRRWRWMLEEEEEEQATTGGQTSPQKLSLKGSQLGGSILIGNYNYLTQLEVCENEMEVLDLSSLAQLETLKCSRNKLMELIINATNLQTLTADHNYLHNISTTNTHPVPLKLHRIDISHNNFGELPNWIGACASLSVLEASHNRLGHVTGLLRNYRISHLVSLNLAYNELKHLDQLPEGFGSIRSLQLQSNELPSLPENFFAVTHSRLETLNASCNKLATLPRYEQNNHAALVNLSLAGNQLNDSIFEPLHNAARLRVLHLAYNRIGVLPAACVRNWPDLEILVMSGNMLQQLPEEVATLGQLRVLRCCNNLLLCTPQLAKLGMLKVLDLSHNHLDRVNLLALVPSRNLKYLDLSGNLQLQVDEQQFKVCQTQSQRHWSLIDVSGNNRAALPTTTLRQVNAQRGQSKASGPWTMGFAETPGSGDCRKLLVCQLRAANYGGSDEALYGMFEALEGHGRAAQEMAHLVPDLMRQEQLVKDAAVRDYMKFTLLAAQQQCGTVRSAALFHLTRTRAPSKVRPLKSKRYVLRMASTGRLDAYLIRRTSQLLLTESEAIQKDQSHSMAMPDPQVLELTLSNDDEYLVVGNAQLWSVMDIDRAAREIRKEENALLAAKRLVDIAQSFAAAENLSVIVVRFRHLGTDVDHLIRELKQSVRKKPQPVPPPSSSGSVCKRTCCDRSNACRHRAIEQEPLAGRSSPSGQSDRDLLAKDLDNKDDEFVLAHARVLQEEQQLEMLDETESVLSEEQFKCWEYMLEQNTQLLFDKELNTISKSFTKQRSVPNAIVAASALPDRNDFTSNLMRSVTNKFISTSTPQLPQPLGCSTPSSVPLGSYHQVNQPIPGHFGSALTFQQAQSYGYNLFDPKPRKIGAGSSVKRSGGPNSAYFGSLQRLMPYNFEYDFAVTQERERNILDEEEHDDDDFNEQESRMRKYWGVATTEL; from the exons ATGCCAGCCACAGTGGACCGCATCCACTGTCCGTCGAGCTGGCGAGGAAGAAGAAGGTGGAGGTGGATgttggaggaggaggaggaggagcaggccACCACTGGTGGCCAGACATCCCCCCAAAAGCTCAGCCTGAAGGGCAGCCAACTGGGGGGCAGCATCTTGATTGGCAACTACAAC TACTTGACCCAGCTGGAGGTATGCGAAAACGAAATGGAGGTCTTGGATCTCAGCTCGCTGGCGCAGCTGGAGACGCTCAAGTGCAGCCGGAACAAGCTGATGGAGCTGATCATCAACGCCACCAATCTGCAGACACTCACAGCCGACCATAATT ACCTGCACAACATATCGACAACGAACACCCATCCGGTGCCGCTGAAGCTGCATCGCATCGACATATCGCACAACAACTTCGGCGAGCTGCCCAACTGGATCGGAGCATGTGCATCCCTGTCGGTCCTGGAGGCCTCGCACAACCGGCTCGGCCATGTGACGGGACTGCTGCGCAACTACAGGATCAGTCATCTGGTTTCCCTGAACCTGGCCTACAACGAGCTGAAGCATCTGGACCAGTTGCCGGAGGGATTTGGCAGCATCCGGAGCCTCCAGCTGCAGAGCAACGAGCTGCCCAGTCTGCCGGAGAACTTCTTCGCTGTGACCCATTCGCGGCTGGAAACGCTGAATGCCTCCTGCAACAAGTTGGCCACCTTGCCGCGCTACGAGCAGAATAACCATGCTGCCCTGGTGAATCTCTCGCTGGCGGGGAACCAACTGAACGACAGTATTTTCGAGCCACTGCACAATGCCGCCAGGCTGAGGGTCCTGCATTTGGCCTACAATCGCATTGGTGTCCTGCCCGCCGCCTGTGTCCGCAACTGGCCGGATCTAGAGATCCTGGTCATGTCCGGCAATATGCTGCAGCAACTGCCCGAGGAGGTGGCCACTCTGGGCCAGCTGAGGGTGCTCCGGTGCTGCAACAACCTGCTCCTCTGCACACCGCAACTGGCCAAGCTGGGCATGCTCAAGGTCCTGGATCTCTCGCACAATCATCTGGATCGGGTCAATTTGCTGGCTCTGGTGCCCTCGCGGAACCTCAAGTACCTGGATCTTTCGGGGAACCTGCAGTTGCAG GTGGACGAGCAGCAGTTTAAGGTGTGCCAGACCCAGAGCCAGCGCCACTGGAGCCTGATCGATGTGTCGGGCAACAACAGAGCCGCCTTGCCCACAACCACGCTGCGGCAGGTGAATGCCCAAAGGGGTCAGAGCAAGGCGAGCGGACCCTGGACCATGGGCTTTGCCGAGACTCCGGGTTCTGGAGATTGCCGCAAGCTGCTGGTCTGCCAACTCCGGGCGGCCAACTATGGGGGCTCCGACGAAGCCCTCTACGGCATGTTCGAGGCGTTGGAGGGACATGGTCGGGCGGCCCAGGAGATGGCCCATCTAGTGCCCGATCTGATGAGGCAGGAGCAGCTGGTCAAGGACGCGGCGGTCAGGGACTACATGAAGTTCACCCTGCTGGCGGCGCAGCAGCAGTGTGGCACGGTGCGCAGTGCCGCCCTGTTCCATCTCACCAGGACACGGGCTCCGTCGAAGGTGAGGCCGCTGAAGAGCAAGCGCTATGTCCTGCGCATGGCCAGCACCGGTCGCCTGGATGCCTATCTGATACGCCGCACCTCCCAACTGCTACTCACCGAATCGGAGGCCATCCAAAAGGATCAGAGCCATTCCATGGCAATGCCGGATCCACAGGTTCTTGAG CTCACCCTGAGTAACGATGACGAGTACCTGGTGGTGGGCAATGCCCAGCTGTGGTCCGTGATGGACATCGATCGTGCGGCCCGAGAGATTCGGAAGGAGGAGAATGCCCTGCTGGCGGCCAAGCGACTGGTGGACATTGCCCAGAGTTTTGCGGCGGCGGAGAATCTCAGCGTGATTGTGGTGCGATTCCGGCACCTGGGCACCGATGTGGACCACCTCATCCGGGAGCTGAAGCAGAGTGTCCGCAAGAAGCCCCAGCCGGTTCCGCCGCCCTCGTCCAGTGGGTCCGTGTGCAAGCGGACCTGCTGCGACCGGAGCAACGCATGTCGCCACCGGGCCATCGAACAGGAGCCGCTGGCAGGACGATCCTCGCCCAGTGGCCAGAGCGATCGGGATCTGCTGGCCAAGGATCTGGACAACAAGGACGATGAGTTCGTGCTGGCCCATGCCCGTGTCctgcaggaggagcagcagctggagATGCTGGACGAAACGGAGTCGGTGCTGTCCGAGGAGCAGTTCAAGTGCTGGGAGTACATGCTGGAGCAGAACACCCAGCTGCTGTTCGACAAGGAGCTGAACACCATTTCCAAGTCCTTCACGAAGCAGCGGTCCGTGCCGAATGCCATCGTGGCAGCCTCTGCCCTGCCGGATCGCAATGACTTCACCTCGAATCTGATGCGCAGTGTCACCAACAAGTTCATATCGACCAGCACCCCACAGTTGCCCCAGCCGCTGGGCTGTTCCACGCCCAGTTCCGTGCCCCTGGGATCGTATCATCAGGTGAATCAGCCGATTCCGGGACATTTTGGCAGTGCCCTCACCTTCCAGCAGGCTCAGAGCTACGGCTACAATCTGTTCGATCCCAAGCCGCGCAAGATTGGAGCCGGAAGCAGCGTGAAGCGATCCGGAGGACCAAACTCCGCCTACTTTGGATCCCTTCAGCGTCTCATGCCCTACAACTTCGAGTACGACTTTGCCGTGACCCAGGAGCGGGAGAGGAACATCCTGGACGAGGAGGAGCACGACGATGATGACTTCAACGAGCAGGAGAGTCGCATGCGAAAGTACTGGGGAGTGGCCACCACAGAACTCTAG